In Gracilimonas sp., a single window of DNA contains:
- the hppD gene encoding 4-hydroxyphenylpyruvate dioxygenase, giving the protein MAELENTLERPVEEKFDDHLGLQDVDYVEHYVSNAKQAAHFYMTTFGFQMKAYSGLETGVRDRASYYLEQGNIRFVLSAPLNSDSPIAKFVHKHGDGVKDIAMHVEDVDRAYHESVKRGAESVLEPHDLKDEHGTIRKAAIKTYGDVIHSFIDRSEYDGVFMPGFQPKESLVKSEPVGVEFVDHCVGNVELGRMNDWVDFYRDVLGFTQYIIFDDKDISTEYSALMSRVMAGGRGMIKFPINEPAEGKKKSQIEEYLDFFEGPGVQHVALLTGDIIDTVTKLRDRGVDFLKVPTVYYEELEGRVGKIDEPIDKLEELGILVDRDDEGYLLQIFTKPVVDRPTLFFEIIQRKGARGFGKGNFKALFEAIEREQDLRGNL; this is encoded by the coding sequence ATGGCTGAATTAGAAAACACCCTCGAGCGACCCGTAGAAGAAAAATTTGATGATCATCTTGGCTTGCAGGATGTGGATTATGTGGAGCACTATGTGAGTAACGCCAAGCAAGCGGCTCATTTCTATATGACGACCTTCGGTTTTCAGATGAAGGCCTATTCCGGATTGGAAACAGGAGTGCGCGACCGGGCTTCTTATTACCTGGAACAGGGAAATATCCGTTTTGTGCTTTCCGCACCGCTGAACAGTGATTCCCCCATAGCCAAATTTGTACATAAGCATGGAGATGGTGTAAAAGATATTGCCATGCACGTGGAAGATGTAGACCGGGCCTATCATGAATCGGTGAAAAGGGGAGCCGAGTCTGTTCTTGAACCTCATGATTTAAAGGATGAGCACGGTACCATCCGCAAGGCAGCTATCAAAACCTACGGAGATGTCATTCATTCCTTTATCGATCGCTCTGAGTACGATGGGGTGTTTATGCCGGGATTTCAGCCGAAAGAAAGTTTGGTAAAATCTGAGCCGGTGGGCGTTGAGTTTGTGGATCATTGTGTGGGCAATGTGGAATTGGGCAGGATGAACGATTGGGTGGATTTCTACCGGGATGTCCTCGGTTTCACCCAATACATCATCTTTGACGACAAAGATATTTCCACCGAATATTCGGCCCTGATGAGCCGGGTGATGGCCGGCGGCCGCGGAATGATCAAGTTCCCGATCAACGAACCCGCTGAAGGCAAGAAGAAATCCCAGATCGAAGAATACCTCGATTTCTTTGAAGGCCCGGGCGTACAGCATGTAGCGCTGTTAACCGGGGATATCATTGATACGGTAACCAAACTCCGGGACCGGGGCGTTGATTTCCTGAAAGTGCCAACGGTGTATTATGAAGAACTGGAAGGCCGGGTAGGCAAAATCGATGAACCTATTGATAAATTAGAAGAACTCGGAATTTTGGTGGATCGCGACGATGAAGGCTATTTATTGCAGATTTTCACAAAGCCTGTAGTTGACCGGCCGACCCTGTTTTTTGAGATTATTCAGCGCAAAGGCGCCCGTGGTTTCGGTAAAGGAAATTTCAAAGCCCTGTTTGAAGCCATCGAGCGCGAACAAGATCTTAGAGGTAATTTGTAA
- a CDS encoding helix-turn-helix transcriptional regulator, translating into MIRTDKEYKKAIEKLEEEEKILNVQREHFIELGHTGEELDRLMQPLISFHEQLKEEVETYEQMKRGNLGVLMDFNNIGRWLIGIRIAAGLSQKEFAKKTGVSEAQVSRDENNEYHGITVEKAQRLLELLGVRFKAEIEEPPSFLNQKNDDFAYA; encoded by the coding sequence ATGATTAGAACAGATAAAGAATACAAAAAAGCGATTGAGAAGTTAGAAGAAGAGGAAAAGATCCTGAATGTCCAGCGGGAGCACTTTATAGAACTGGGGCATACGGGCGAGGAATTGGACCGGCTTATGCAACCTCTTATATCTTTTCATGAACAGCTTAAGGAAGAGGTGGAAACCTATGAGCAAATGAAACGTGGGAATTTGGGTGTGCTGATGGATTTTAACAACATCGGGCGCTGGTTGATTGGCATTCGGATTGCGGCAGGACTATCACAAAAGGAATTCGCAAAAAAAACAGGTGTTTCCGAAGCCCAGGTTTCCCGGGATGAAAATAATGAATATCACGGTATCACAGTAGAGAAAGCCCAGCGACTTCTGGAGCTGTTAGGGGTGCGGTTTAAAGCTGAAATTGAAGAACCTCCTTCGTTTTTAAATCAGAAAAATGATGATTTTGCATACGCGTGA